A DNA window from Solanum lycopersicum chromosome 3, SLM_r2.1 contains the following coding sequences:
- the LOC101268456 gene encoding protein mago nashi homolog — protein MGEMAENDEFYLRYYVGHKGKFGHEFLEFEFRPDGKLRYANNSNYKNDTMIRKEVFLTPSVLKECRRIVADSEIMKEDDNNWPEPDRVGRQELEIVMGNEHISFTTSKIGSLMDVQTSNDPEGLRIFYYLVQDLKCFVFSLISLHFKIKPI, from the exons ATGGGGGAAATGGCGGAGAATGATGAGTTTTACCTGAGATATTACGTGGGTCACAAAGGAAAATTCGGTCACGAGTTCTTAGAGTTTGAGTTTAGGCCTGATGGCAAGCTCCGTTATGCTAACAATTCCAACTACAAGAATGATACAATGATTCGCAAGGAAGTCTTCCTTACCCCTTCTGTTCTCAAAGAATGCCGCCGCATTGTTGCTGATAGCGAG ATCATGAAGGAAGATGATAACAACTGGCCGGAACCAGATAGAGTTGGTAGACAGGAGCTTGAGATTGTGATGGGAAAtgaacacatatcattcactacatctaagattggttcattaATGGATGTGCAGACCAGTAATGATCCTGAGGGACTCCGTATCTTCTATTATCTTGTTCAG GATTTGAAGTGCTTTGTGTTCTCTCTCATCTCGCTCCATTTCAAGATCAAACCCATTTAA
- the MSRA4 gene encoding methionine sulfoxide reductase A4, with the protein MLLKTCLPSSTIATKSPLISFSKSTLLLPPFSRKVSSTFPRTSKTPSLYSPPKMSWLNKLGFGARTDTPMDSSSSAIPQGPDTDIPAPGQQFVQFGAGCFWGVELAFQRVPGVTKTEVGYSQGYLDNPTYEDICSGNTFHSEVVRVQYDPKECNFDTLLDVFWDRHDPTTLNRQGNDVGTQYRSGIYFYTPEQEKAALEARDRQQKILNRNIVTEILPAKKFYRAEEYHQQYLAKGGRFGFRQSVEKGCNDPIRCYG; encoded by the exons ATGCTCCTCAAGACTTGTCTCCCTTCCTCCACCATAGCCACAAAATCTCCACTCATTTCCTTCTCCAAATCCACTCTTCTTCTCCCTCCTTTTTCCCGTAAAGTTTCTTCAACCTTTCCTCGGACTTCCAAAACCCCATCTCTCTACTCTCCACCAAAGATGAGTTGGCTCAACAAATTGGGTTTTGGTGCTCGTACTGATACTCCAATGGATTCTTCTTCCTCTGCAATTCCACAAGGACCTGACACCGACATCCCTGCCCCAGGCCAACAGTTTGTCCAATTTGGGGCTGGATGCTTTTGGGGGGTTGAATTGGCCTTTCAGAGAGTGCCTGGTGTTACCAAGACAGAAGTTGGATATTCACAAGGGTATTTGGATAATCCTACGTATGAAGATATTTGCTCTGGGAATACCTTTCATTCAGAGGTTGTTAGAGTTCAGTATGATCCGAAGGAGTGCAATTTTGATACCTTGCTTGATGTATTTTGGGATCGGCATGACCCCACCACCCTCAATCGACAG GGTAATGACGTTGGCACCCAATACAGGTCTGGAATTTACTTCTACACACCTGAGCAAGAGAAGGCAGCACTAGAAGCGCGAGACAGACAACAAAAGATATTGAACAGGAATATTGTTACTGAGATCTTGCCGGCTAAGAAATTTTACAGAGCTGAAGAGTATCATCAGCAGTATCTTGCAAAGGGGGGTCGCTTTGGTTTCAGGCAGTCTGTTGAGAAAGGATGCAACGATCCCATCCGATGCTATGGTTAA